A single region of the Flavobacteriales bacterium genome encodes:
- the fmt gene encoding methionyl-tRNA formyltransferase has protein sequence MMGFKIVYMGTPEFAVEGLRSLKNSGIEIAAVVTATDKPAGRGQKLTPSAVKEFALENHIPVLQPEKLKDPEFIAALKEINADLFVVVAFRMLPEMVWNMPKYGTINLHASLLPQYRGAAPINWAVINGEKESGVTTFFIRQEIDTGHIIEQRKVEISDTDTAGILHDKLMVTGAELLVKTVTAIRDGKSSSTPQESLITEGTTLKSASKIFKEDCHINWNRSTTEVYNLIRGLSPYPAAFSIWKQVNKEDNTLKIFSSEKDSKCGKPGSIETDDKSYLRVFTSDGSLLLKELQQAGKKKMTIEEFLRGTKIDHASTLC, from the coding sequence CTGATGGGCTTTAAGATTGTATATATGGGCACTCCTGAATTTGCAGTAGAGGGATTGCGTAGTTTAAAAAATTCAGGAATCGAAATTGCTGCGGTTGTAACTGCAACGGATAAACCTGCGGGACGTGGACAAAAACTCACTCCTTCTGCTGTTAAGGAATTTGCACTTGAAAATCATATTCCCGTATTGCAACCGGAAAAATTAAAAGACCCGGAATTCATTGCTGCATTAAAAGAAATAAATGCCGATTTATTTGTAGTGGTTGCCTTTCGTATGCTTCCCGAAATGGTTTGGAATATGCCGAAATACGGAACCATCAATTTACACGCCTCTTTACTTCCGCAATACCGTGGCGCTGCTCCGATCAACTGGGCAGTAATCAATGGCGAAAAGGAAAGTGGAGTCACCACTTTTTTTATTCGCCAGGAAATTGATACGGGACATATCATTGAACAACGAAAAGTAGAAATTTCCGATACAGATACAGCCGGAATACTTCACGATAAACTCATGGTAACCGGTGCAGAATTACTCGTAAAAACCGTTACGGCTATTCGGGATGGCAAGAGTTCTTCCACACCACAGGAATCCTTAATAACGGAAGGAACTACACTTAAATCTGCTTCTAAAATTTTTAAAGAGGATTGCCATATCAATTGGAATCGTTCTACAACGGAAGTATATAATTTAATCCGAGGACTCTCCCCCTACCCTGCTGCTTTTTCCATTTGGAAGCAAGTCAACAAAGAAGACAATACGTTAAAAATTTTCAGCAGCGAAAAAGATTCGAAATGCGGAAAACCGGGCAGTATTGAAACCGATGATAAAAGCTATTTGCGTGTATTCACTTCAGATGGTTCCTTGCTGTTAAAAGAATTACAGCAAGCCGGTAAAAAGAAAATGACCATTGAAGAATTTTTGCGAGGAACTAAAATAGATCACGCTTCTACTTTATGTTGA
- a CDS encoding MATE family efflux transporter → MSVASPIMIGVFVQFTVLITDSAFLNRVGSIDFNASGNAGMLYVTLFMLATGISNGAQVLIARRDGEKHFTEAGDLFRQTFFLLAITGVIFTVLLLLVNVLFLPPIVNDPSTLIKMQEFLSVRSYGFIVAIPTLAFQSFYSGIAKTRMIMYYTLITAIGNVLLDYGMIFGNFGFEPMGLKGAALATVLSEILALVFVILYTINDKQAKTYLLIRPFHIQWQRIREIMILSWPLMLQGAISTGTWTIFFFFIEQMGPHDLEISQIIRMFYLIALIPVLGIGSATRTFVSHLIAEGKTNEVIPTVRKIVILNLIASFLFTFSNIFFPALVIPFISENNAILGDAAYTLQVVTGAMFLLAVTSPLLNLISGAGDSKTAFRIEAISIGIYLFGAWLLAVQYPQPITIVWCLEYVYFGMMLFACLYYIQKGNWKNIKI, encoded by the coding sequence TTGTCGGTTGCATCACCGATTATGATTGGCGTTTTTGTTCAGTTTACGGTCCTTATTACCGACTCCGCTTTTCTTAATCGTGTAGGTTCCATCGATTTCAACGCGAGTGGAAATGCAGGAATGTTGTATGTCACCCTCTTTATGCTCGCCACCGGAATTTCCAACGGTGCTCAGGTTTTGATTGCGCGTCGCGATGGAGAAAAACATTTTACTGAAGCCGGAGATCTTTTTCGTCAGACCTTTTTCTTACTCGCCATCACTGGTGTGATTTTTACCGTATTGCTTTTACTGGTTAACGTTTTATTTCTTCCTCCCATTGTAAATGATCCGTCGACCCTGATAAAAATGCAGGAATTCTTATCGGTTCGCTCTTATGGATTTATAGTTGCCATTCCAACATTAGCCTTCCAGTCTTTTTATTCAGGCATTGCCAAAACGCGAATGATTATGTATTACACACTGATCACTGCTATTGGAAATGTGTTGCTGGATTATGGAATGATCTTTGGGAATTTCGGATTTGAACCAATGGGATTAAAAGGTGCTGCACTAGCCACTGTTCTTTCGGAAATTCTTGCTCTTGTATTTGTCATTCTTTATACCATCAACGATAAACAGGCCAAAACCTATTTGTTGATTCGTCCATTTCATATCCAGTGGCAACGCATTCGTGAAATCATGATTTTATCGTGGCCTTTGATGTTGCAGGGAGCGATCAGTACAGGAACCTGGACCATTTTTTTCTTTTTCATTGAGCAAATGGGGCCGCACGATTTAGAAATTTCGCAAATCATCCGGATGTTTTATCTCATTGCATTAATTCCGGTTTTAGGAATTGGATCGGCAACCCGAACCTTTGTTTCGCATTTAATTGCAGAAGGAAAAACCAATGAAGTGATTCCGACCGTGCGAAAAATTGTCATTCTTAATTTAATCGCCTCCTTTCTTTTCACCTTCTCCAATATCTTTTTCCCTGCACTGGTGATTCCGTTTATATCCGAAAACAACGCAATACTTGGAGACGCTGCCTACACTTTACAGGTTGTAACGGGTGCAATGTTTCTACTGGCAGTTACTTCTCCCTTATTGAATCTCATTTCAGGAGCAGGCGATTCGAAAACAGCATTTCGTATTGAGGCCATTTCGATTGGTATTTATTTATTTGGAGCATGGTTACTTGCCGTTCAATATCCGCAACCCATCACCATTGTATGGTGCCTGGAATATGTTTATTTCGGAATGATGTTGTTTGCTTGTTTATATTACATACAAAAAGGTAACTGGAAAAACATTAAAATCTGA
- a CDS encoding class I SAM-dependent rRNA methyltransferase — MHAIITLKAGKERSLLRFHPWVFSGAISDTKGQPSEGDIVEVREKSGKTLGYGHFQTGSITVRMLRFGNLFPDRDFWNEKIAAALEVRKRIGLFPGGSTNVFRLVHGEGDGLPGLVIDYYDGVCVVQCHSTGMFREREHIVNALKAAFGEKLISVYDKSSETLSKGVSEKNEFLFGDEISGKEVMENGHRFAVDWVSGQKTGFFIDQRENRKLLGEYSNGKKILNTFCYSGGFSVYALQNNAKEVHSLDSSKKAIELTETNIALTNKGAQHKSIVADAIPYLRNIEKDYDIIVLDPPAFAKHLSAKHNAIQGYRRLNEEAIRQIKPGGLIFTFSCSQVIDMELFTGAVMSAAINAGRNVRILHRMHQPADHPVSIFHPEGEYLKGLVIAID; from the coding sequence ATGCATGCCATTATCACCTTAAAAGCCGGTAAGGAAAGATCCTTACTGAGATTTCACCCCTGGGTGTTTTCCGGAGCCATTTCCGACACTAAAGGACAGCCTTCTGAAGGCGACATCGTTGAAGTGAGAGAAAAGAGTGGAAAAACGCTGGGATATGGTCATTTCCAAACCGGAAGTATTACGGTTCGTATGCTCCGTTTTGGGAATTTGTTTCCGGATCGTGACTTCTGGAACGAAAAAATAGCTGCTGCATTAGAGGTTCGCAAGCGAATTGGATTGTTTCCGGGTGGATCTACCAATGTATTTCGACTGGTACACGGCGAGGGCGATGGATTACCTGGATTAGTGATCGATTATTACGACGGTGTTTGCGTGGTGCAATGTCACTCCACCGGCATGTTTCGTGAAAGGGAACATATCGTTAATGCACTGAAGGCCGCATTTGGAGAAAAATTAATTTCGGTTTACGATAAAAGCAGTGAAACCTTATCCAAAGGGGTATCGGAAAAAAATGAATTTTTATTTGGCGATGAGATTTCGGGAAAAGAGGTAATGGAGAACGGACATCGTTTTGCGGTGGATTGGGTAAGCGGACAAAAAACCGGATTTTTTATCGACCAGCGTGAAAACCGAAAATTATTAGGCGAATATTCCAATGGAAAAAAAATCCTGAACACGTTTTGCTATTCAGGAGGATTTTCAGTTTATGCACTACAAAACAATGCAAAGGAAGTTCACTCGCTCGATTCATCTAAAAAAGCGATTGAATTAACCGAAACCAATATTGCATTAACGAATAAAGGAGCACAACACAAATCCATCGTTGCAGATGCTATTCCCTATTTAAGAAATATTGAAAAGGATTACGACATCATTGTTTTGGATCCACCTGCTTTTGCAAAACATTTATCGGCAAAACATAACGCCATTCAGGGCTATCGTCGACTCAACGAAGAAGCCATCCGTCAGATTAAACCGGGCGGATTAATTTTTACTTTTTCCTGTTCGCAAGTTATCGATATGGAATTATTCACCGGAGCGGTGATGTCGGCAGCCATTAACGCAGGAAGAAACGTGAGAATACTTCATCGTATGCATCAACCCGCCGATCACCCGGTTTCCATTTTCCATCCCGAAGGAGAATATTTAAAAGGCTTAGTGATTGCTATTGACTGA
- a CDS encoding DinB family protein — translation MKTEAQVLAEMLDYNRKQTIGYFNKISPDQYTRSFEVNGKTLNSPLWIIGHLAVTENYLCLRSTGAEIVRFSWAKQFGLGAALPSESEYPAASEILEIFHAVHEASMRKIMSLSDEELLQVNASGMKFGGDDSVRTIVRHAIAHEGQHAGHLGWLCKLNGVKTI, via the coding sequence ATGAAAACAGAAGCTCAGGTTTTAGCAGAAATGCTGGATTACAACCGTAAACAAACCATCGGTTATTTTAATAAAATTTCTCCGGATCAGTATACGCGTTCTTTTGAAGTGAACGGTAAAACACTCAATTCACCATTGTGGATCATCGGACATCTGGCGGTTACTGAAAATTATCTATGTCTTCGCTCAACGGGTGCAGAAATTGTGCGCTTCTCCTGGGCAAAACAATTCGGACTTGGCGCTGCCTTACCATCAGAATCAGAATATCCTGCCGCTTCAGAAATCCTTGAAATATTTCACGCAGTGCACGAAGCATCCATGAGAAAAATCATGTCACTGAGTGATGAAGAACTTCTTCAGGTAAATGCTTCAGGGATGAAGTTTGGAGGAGATGATTCTGTCCGGACCATTGTACGTCACGCCATTGCACATGAAGGTCAGCATGCAGGTCATTTAGGTTGGTTGTGTAAGTTAAATGGTGTAAAAACCATATAA
- a CDS encoding efflux RND transporter periplasmic adaptor subunit, giving the protein MFNRIVVTLFASGIFLFSCGEKEKGIHPERKALTEFVYGSGSIRAAEEYKVYSTVSGIVDEIFPEEGDTLQLDQLIARIKSDNTGLNEMNSKIAWDFARENYDPNSSAMQELKLAIVTAETRFKRDSVNFIRFKNLKENDAVSENDFEQAKLAFDLSANTLISARKRYETALRQSKTEMQRAENVYKMSANNKKDFELRSRMNGRVYAIYKQKGELVLPQEPIALIGESSNFLVQLLIDEMDIAKIRIGQEVLVSIDTYGDEVFHCRISKIYPMLDERSQTFKVEAQFEKAPEVLYPGLSLEGNILVNEKKDALVIPKSYLINKKFVRLESGEEKEIKTGLSNMEYVEVLEGLDEQSTILKPVVE; this is encoded by the coding sequence ATGTTTAATCGAATAGTTGTTACTCTTTTTGCCAGTGGAATTTTTCTGTTTTCCTGCGGCGAAAAAGAGAAGGGTATTCATCCCGAACGAAAAGCACTCACCGAGTTTGTTTATGGAAGCGGAAGCATTCGTGCTGCGGAAGAATACAAAGTATATTCCACTGTTTCCGGTATCGTTGATGAGATTTTTCCTGAAGAAGGGGATACGCTTCAATTGGATCAACTCATTGCCAGAATTAAGAGTGATAATACCGGGTTAAATGAGATGAATTCCAAAATTGCCTGGGATTTTGCGCGCGAAAATTATGATCCTAATTCTTCTGCAATGCAAGAATTAAAACTGGCCATTGTTACAGCCGAAACCAGGTTCAAACGCGACTCGGTTAATTTTATCCGCTTTAAAAATCTGAAAGAAAATGATGCCGTTTCCGAAAATGATTTTGAGCAGGCTAAACTCGCTTTCGATTTATCGGCGAATACATTGATTTCTGCACGCAAACGATATGAAACAGCATTGCGTCAGTCGAAAACGGAAATGCAACGTGCAGAGAATGTCTATAAGATGAGTGCGAATAATAAGAAGGATTTCGAATTGCGCAGTAGAATGAATGGTCGGGTGTATGCGATTTACAAGCAAAAAGGAGAATTGGTCCTGCCTCAGGAACCCATTGCATTGATCGGTGAAAGTTCCAATTTTCTGGTTCAGCTTCTGATTGATGAAATGGATATTGCTAAGATTAGAATCGGACAAGAAGTTTTAGTCAGCATCGACACCTACGGCGATGAAGTTTTTCATTGCAGAATCTCGAAAATTTATCCCATGCTTGATGAACGTTCGCAAACATTTAAGGTGGAAGCTCAATTTGAAAAAGCACCTGAAGTCCTTTATCCGGGATTAAGTCTGGAAGGAAATATTTTAGTGAATGAGAAAAAAGATGCACTCGTTATACCTAAATCTTACCTCATCAATAAAAAGTTTGTTCGTCTGGAATCCGGCGAAGAAAAAGAAATAAAAACGGGATTATCGAACATGGAATATGTCGAAGTACTGGAAGGCCTCGATGAGCAATCGACCATTCTTAAACCTGTGGTGGAATAA
- a CDS encoding ABC transporter permease: MMRYKLIFLIARTHLMSRIKQSLIAALGVTFGIGVYIGMIGFMTGLNKLMDDLMLNNTPHIRLYNDLKVERSAIGARVADFEKSVLVVHHQRPKDAKRNIRNSLEIISELRKDPRVLGVAPRLSTQVFYDFGSVQLNGSILGIEVYEENKLFNLSDNLLEGELSSLATENNGAVIGVGLAKKLSVGVGDRINLTSSTGVQFQLKVVGIFQIGISAIDDVQGYSTLKTAQKLLGKNKDYISDINIKLHDITKAKELAAEYARRFEVTAVDYKTANAQMELGMNVRNIMTYVVGVALLIVAGFGIYNILNMFIFEKMDDIAILKATGFSTSDIHRIFISEALITGLVGGVLGLLVGFLISYGIDNIPFEQDFMPTLKTFPVNYDPKYYIIGIVFALATTFLAGYLPARKAGKIDPVEIIRGK, encoded by the coding sequence ATAATGAGGTATAAACTTATTTTTCTGATTGCCCGAACTCATTTAATGTCGCGGATTAAACAATCGCTTATTGCGGCGTTGGGTGTGACATTCGGTATTGGTGTTTACATCGGCATGATCGGGTTTATGACCGGACTCAATAAGTTAATGGACGATTTGATGTTGAATAACACACCACACATTCGTTTGTATAATGATTTAAAAGTTGAACGTTCTGCAATCGGAGCGCGGGTTGCAGATTTTGAAAAGAGTGTTTTGGTTGTACATCATCAGCGTCCTAAAGATGCGAAGCGGAATATCCGGAACTCATTAGAGATTATTTCCGAATTAAGAAAAGATCCCCGTGTTTTAGGCGTTGCACCGCGATTAAGTACGCAAGTGTTTTATGATTTTGGATCGGTTCAGTTAAACGGATCTATATTAGGAATAGAAGTGTATGAAGAAAATAAACTGTTTAATCTTTCAGATAATCTGCTGGAGGGAGAATTATCTTCTCTGGCTACCGAAAATAATGGCGCAGTGATTGGGGTTGGACTCGCTAAAAAATTATCGGTTGGAGTGGGGGATCGGATCAATTTGACTTCTTCCACCGGTGTTCAGTTTCAATTAAAAGTGGTTGGTATTTTTCAAATTGGAATTTCTGCCATTGATGATGTACAAGGATACTCAACACTTAAAACGGCGCAAAAATTATTGGGGAAAAACAAAGATTATATTTCCGATATCAACATTAAGTTGCACGACATCACCAAAGCGAAAGAATTAGCCGCCGAATATGCACGTCGGTTTGAAGTTACAGCTGTCGACTATAAAACCGCCAATGCGCAAATGGAGTTGGGGATGAATGTGCGGAATATTATGACCTATGTAGTTGGCGTAGCATTGTTGATTGTAGCAGGATTTGGGATTTACAATATTCTAAATATGTTTATTTTCGAAAAAATGGATGATATCGCCATTCTGAAAGCTACCGGGTTTTCGACCAGCGATATTCATAGGATTTTTATTTCGGAAGCTTTAATAACAGGATTGGTTGGAGGAGTATTGGGATTGCTGGTTGGATTTTTAATTTCCTATGGTATCGACAATATTCCATTTGAACAGGATTTTATGCCTACACTTAAAACCTTCCCCGTGAATTACGATCCGAAATATTATATTATTGGAATTGTATTTGCGCTGGCTACTACTTTTCTTGCAGGATACTTGCCTGCACGTAAAGCAGGAAAAATTGATCCGGTAGAAATAATCAGAGGAAAATGA
- a CDS encoding ABC transporter ATP-binding protein translates to MSLVLEAKNIVKYFHDPADFQVLKNVSLDVKKGEFVSIMGKSGCGKSTLLYILSTMDTDYQGELRLDGELVSGKTVDELAKIRGQKIGFVFQFHYLLPEFSVLHNVMMPAMKLNLKSEEEIRMDALNKLDLLGIKEQADKKSYRLSGGQKQRVAIARALINDPMIIMGDEPTGNLDSKNANVVFEILRELSTTRGQSMIIVTHDPDFAAKTDRIIDMADGEIVK, encoded by the coding sequence ATGAGTTTGGTACTTGAAGCAAAAAATATCGTCAAATATTTTCATGATCCTGCCGATTTTCAGGTGCTGAAAAATGTATCGCTCGATGTGAAAAAGGGAGAGTTCGTTTCCATCATGGGGAAATCCGGTTGTGGGAAATCTACCTTGTTGTATATTTTGTCGACCATGGATACCGATTATCAGGGTGAATTGCGATTGGATGGCGAATTGGTGTCGGGGAAAACGGTGGACGAATTAGCAAAAATCAGAGGTCAGAAAATTGGATTCGTTTTTCAGTTTCATTATTTATTACCGGAATTTTCAGTATTGCATAATGTCATGATGCCCGCCATGAAACTGAATCTGAAATCGGAAGAAGAAATCAGAATGGATGCATTAAATAAACTGGATTTATTGGGGATAAAAGAACAAGCCGATAAAAAATCGTATCGATTATCGGGCGGACAAAAACAGCGTGTTGCCATTGCACGTGCCTTGATCAATGATCCAATGATTATAATGGGCGATGAGCCAACAGGAAATCTTGATTCGAAAAATGCCAATGTGGTTTTTGAAATTTTGCGCGAACTTTCAACTACCCGCGGACAATCCATGATCATTGTAACGCATGATCCCGACTTCGCTGCAAAAACAGATCGGATTATCGATATGGCCGACGGTGAAATTGTAAAATAA